From the genome of Oxyura jamaicensis isolate SHBP4307 breed ruddy duck chromosome 2, BPBGC_Ojam_1.0, whole genome shotgun sequence, one region includes:
- the ZHX2 gene encoding zinc fingers and homeoboxes protein 2: protein MASKRKSTTPCMVRTSEVVEQEVTEPVETPKEKGAGTLQQDAKKPWPSESSVKDCEVVEAKPPAENQSKKPQGGYECKYCPYSTQNLNEFTEHVDTQHPNVILNPLYVCAECNFTTKKYDSLSDHNTKYHPGESNFKLKLIKRNNQTVLEQSIETTGNDVTVTSSGLENAECEDSLHGGISVSKTPMMKLGKPKGETKKGPKKPEEGVTENHMDGALPRIITEATEAIACINGDLLHDVLAHVMPSVQLPPNINLVPKVPVPLNSTKYNSALDTNATMINSFNKFPYPTQAELSWLTAASKHPEEQIRIWFATQRLKHGISWSPEEVEEARKKMFNGTIQAVPQTITVLPAPLATAKIPPPIIQTALPCQILGQTGLVLTPVSNGSAVSCSPITLAVAPNQGQKRTIQTLASVPEAKRPHVVQVPESPAKLTTVPLTPASERKKTKEQIAELKASFIASQFPDDTEVYRLIEATGLSRSEIKKWFSDHRYRSQRGIVHVTGDALGKDQIAPSLGRHGRSFHPYADFAPQKFKEKTQEQLRALEESFLRCSFPTQGELDRLRVETKLSRREIDSWFSERRKIRDSMEQAVLDSMGSYRKIKEQGTPNGAISQAELLNSSQLPGALSASSATFKKTQEQIHLLKSTFARTQWPSPQEYDQLASQTGLTRTEIVRWFKENRSSLRTGSLKWIDQYQQQYAVDGHNEQNQKKGSKLSESPKNGNEVSRQHYQEHKKLNEENAGKMVVRAKRDCEPLKDSLLGNQAEGAERLECNSHDGHGSEENEEPAEVNWVEVTVGEDDAASDCTDSWSQAAPEGQAELADFDSESISGDNAHV, encoded by the coding sequence ATGGCTAGCAAAAGAAAGTCAACAACTCCCTGTATGGTGCGAACTTCTGAAGTGGTGGAACAGGAAGTCACGGAGCCTGTAGAAACTCCTAAAGAGAAGGGGGCTGGCACACTGCAGCAGGATGCTAAAAAACCTTGGCCTTCAGAAAGCTCAGTAAAAGACTGTGAAGTGGTTGAGGCAAAGCCCCCAGCTGAAAATCAGTCTAAGAAACCCCAGGGTGGTTATGAGTGTAAATACTGCCCTTACTCTACACAAAACTTAAATGAATTTACAGAGCATGTTGACACTCAGCATCCTAACGTCATTCTCAACCCCCTGTATGTCTGTGCCGAATGCAATTTCACAACCAAAAAATATGATTCTTTATCTGACCACAACACAAAATACCACCCGGGAGAGAGTaactttaaactgaaattaattaaacGTAATAACCAGACTGTTTTAGAGCAGTCCATTGAGACCACCGGTAACGATGTCACTGTCACGAGCAGTGGGCTAGAAAATGCAGAGTGTGAGGATTCGCTTCATGGGGGAATTAGTGTGAGTAAAACACCGATGATGAAGTTAGGAAAACCTAAAGGGGAAACCAAGAAGGGTCCCAAAAAGCCAGAAGAGGGAGTTACGGAAAACCACATGGATGGTGCTCTCCCCCGCATCATAACTGAAGCCACTGAAGCTATTGCTTGTATAAATGGAGACCTCCTCCATGACGTGTTAGCTCATGTTATGCCCTCTGTACAGCTACCACCAAATATTAACCTTGTCCCCAAGGTCCCGGTACCTCTCAATAGTACCAAATATAACTCTGCACTGGACACTAACGCAACCATGATCAACTCCTTTAATAAGTTCCCTTACCCGACACAAGCAGAATTGTCATGGTTGACAGCAGCCTCAAAACATCCAGAAGAACAGATCCGAATCTGGTTCGCTACTCAACGTTTGAAGCATGGCATCAGCTGGTCTCCTGAAGAAGTGGAGGAGGCGAGAAAGAAGATGTTCAACGGTACTATCCAGGCAGTTCCCCAAACCATCACCGTCCTGCCAGCTCCTTTGGCAACGGCAAAAATCCCCCCTCCCATCATCCAGACAGCTTTGCCCTGTCAGATACTGGGCCAGACTGGTCTGGTTTTAACCCCTGTGTCAAACGGTTCAGCAGTTTCCTGTTCACCAATTACGCTTGCAGTTGCCCCAAACCAGGGGCAAAAGAGGACAATACAGACCCTAGCAAGTGTCCCGGAGGCCAAGCGTCCTCACGTAGTTCAGGTGCCCGAGAGTCCTGCCAAGCTGACCACTGTACCGCTGACACCAGCCAGCGAGCGAAAAAAGACGAAGGAGCAGATAGCAGAGCTGAAGGCCAGCTTCATAGCAAGCCAGTTTCCGGACGACACAGAAGTCTACCGGCTGATAGAGGCAACGGGTCTCTCCCGGAGTGAGATCAAGAAGTGGTTCAGCGACCACAGGTATAGAAGTCAGAGGGGCATTGTGCACGTCACCGGCGATGCATTAGGGAAAGATCAAATAGCACCTTCTCTGGGTCGGCACGGCCGCTCATTCCACCCCTATGCAGATTTTGCACCCCAGAAGTTCAAAGAGAAAACCCAAGAGCAGCTTAGGGCCCTTGAGGAGAGCTTCCTACGATGCTCTTTTCCAACCCAAGGAGAATTGGACAGGCTTCGAGTGGAGACTAAGCTGAGCAGGAGGGAGATTGATTCGTGGTTCTCTGAGCGGAGGAAGATAAGGGACAGCATGGAGCAAGCTGTCTTGGACTCAATGGGAtcatacagaaaaattaaagaacaagGAACTCCCAATGGTGCAATAAGCCAGGCAGAACTGCTGAATAGCTCCCAGCTCCCCGGTGCTTTATCTGCGTCCTCTGCCACATTTAAGAAAACCCAGGAGCAGATTCATCTACTGAAAAGCACATTTGCAAGAACTCAGTGGCCATCACCCCAGGAGTATGACCAGTTAGCATCTCAAACTGGGCTCACAAGAACTGAAATAGTTCGCTGGTTCAAGGAAAACCGGTCTTCGCTAAGAACAGGGTCACTTAAATGGATTGACCAGTACCAGCAGCAGTACGCTGTTGATGGCCATaatgaacaaaaccagaaaaagggATCAAAACTCAGTGAGAGTCCAAAGAATGGTAACGAGGTGTCTCGGCAGCATTACCAGGAGCATAAAAAGCTAAATGAAGAGAACGCGGGGAAAATGGTGGTGAGAGCAAAAAGGGACTGCGAGCCACTGAAAGACTCTTTGTTGGGGAACCAAGCGGAGGGTGCGGAGAGGCTGGAGTGCAACAGCCACGACGGCCACGGCAGCGAGGAGAACGAGGAGCCGGCGGAGGTCAACTGGGTGGAGGTGACGGTGGGCGAGGATGACGCCGCATCGGACTGTACAGACAGCTGGAGCCAGGCGGCCCCCGAaggccaggcagagctggcagacTTTGACTCTGAAAGTATATCTGGAGACAATGCCCACGTATAG